The following proteins come from a genomic window of Montipora foliosa isolate CH-2021 chromosome 2, ASM3666993v2, whole genome shotgun sequence:
- the LOC137990455 gene encoding uncharacterized protein, protein MRNLLLFLLLRVAVALIPVNPGMKSFSFAIKNGFVYPDIEKTLYEHNTGEPGVITEQWFTGHGTMDQDTRIRIYIDNDTQASLDFQLFLAHGIGFNQTQELPEIPWVTKRLGHTANGGIYNTFRVPFGKCFKITATRPTCGHIWYIIRGVENYPLILGDLLLPKHTRLKLYKNENVLMKPFEFLSMANISRSAGAVFMVTLAARSQDLVFLEGCMRAYIDDSKDTTWLSSGTEDFFLSSYYFNRGTFHADEAGLTYKNRHGLISAYKFFENDPLLFSKSFELWWRCSDNDDTNVQFGCPHTWPNPARFTKEEFLDKGKFAKSGTFPTKANVLRETSTPIFSKKGKVLHHAKGSKEKGFRKKNRDESKGKEKVSKKGTKSKKRFTTVTTYTWVYEW, encoded by the coding sequence ATGCGAaatcttttgctttttcttcttttgagaGTGGCTGTTGCACTGATTCCGGTTAATCCAGGCATGAAGTCATTCTCATTTGCCATTAAAAATGGTTTTGTGTATCCGGATATAGAAAAGACTCTATACGAACACAACACCGGAGAGCCGGGAGTAATTACTGAGCAATGGTTCACCGGCCATGGGACAATGGATCAAGACACCAGGATACGAATTTACATCGACAATGACACCCAAGCAAGTTTGGATTTCCAACTCTTTTTGGCACATGGTATAGGGTTCAACCAAACACAAGAACTTCCCGAGATCCCTTGGGTTACAAAGCGACTCGGTCATACAGCTAATGGCGGAATTTACAACACGTTTAGAGTACCGTTTGGCAAATGCTTCAAGATTACTGCCACAAGACCAACTTGTGGACATATATGGTACATTATTCGTGGCGTTGAGAATTATCCCTTGATACTAGGCGATCTGTTGCTTCCAAAACATACAAGACTTAAGCTTTATAAAAACGAAAACGTTTTGATGAAGCCATTTGAGTTTCTATCAATGGCAAATATCAGTCGTTCTGCAGGGGCAGTGTTTATGGTGACTTTAGCTGCCCGAAGCCAAGATCTCGTCTTTCTGGAAGGTTGTATGCGTGCATACATTGATGACAGCAAAGATACAACATGGCTTTCATCTGGTACTGAAGACTTTTTCTTGTCATCATATTATTTTAATCGAGGAACATTTCACGCAGATGAAGCAGGCCTCACTTATAAAAATAGACACGGATTAATAAGCGCTTACAAATTTTTCGAAAATGATCCTTTGCTTTTCAGCAAATCCTTTGAACTTTGGTGGAGGTGTAGTGATAATGATGACACCAACGTCCAATTTGGCTGCCCTCACACATGGCCAAACCCTGCTCGTTTCACTAAAGAAGAATTCTTGGACAAGGGAAAGTTCGCCAAAAGTGGAACATTCCCCACTAAAGCAAATGTTTTGAGGGAGACAAGTACACCAATATTCTCCAAGAAAGGAAAAGTTCTTCACCATGCAAAGGGTTCCAAAGAGAAAGGCTTTCGCAAAAAAAACAGAGATGaatcaaaaggaaaagaaaaggtttCCAAGAAAGGAACTAAATCCAAAAAGCGATTCACCACTGTAACAACGTACACATGGGTCTACGAATGGTAA
- the LOC137992621 gene encoding uncharacterized protein: MRVIFLCKGTRGDVAPILAIALGFKHANSNDSCTLATHSCHRLKFDDILKKHNIDFAAVDELGTDTGPRNIEKLELQVCGGRGFSKGQQQERIMEMHGSLRACRGADAIVFNLFACEGWFIAKYFDVPCVAASPFAVTRTPPVTFESKFVDAYPDLYERLRESPRGRVSYGDIDHWMWRLFLDDFGEFCDSIGLPVCPYAELRPDDPLPPSTTLLYGISPKVIEKPQYWPSSVILCSYWFLDESSEVIDDISVYHPSSGSSALVDFLSGVEKYDDRPVYIGFGSMEELGFFSSIDCVELLCILNEGLVQCGKKALLQLNPKSNLLKSWEMLCKNFQNCNIHCIMQYVPHSQLFPLCQTVVHHGGSGTVGMALKCGIPQVVCPFMFDQSYWGDKVSWMGVGESVGHPRSLKPESFASALVNVACDDIRTMAASYGKMLQKEKGVEYAVQQLVTEFSTL, translated from the exons ATGAGAgtgatttttctttgtaaagGAACTAGGGGTGATGTTGCCCCGATTTTGGCGATTGCTCTTGGCTTCAA ACATGCAAACTCCAATGATTCCTGCACACTGGCTACCCATTCTTGCCATAGGCTCAAATTTGACGACATTCTTAAAAAGCACAACATTGACTTTGCAGCAGTGGATGAACTTGGAACAGATACTGGACCCCGTAACATTGAAAAATTGGAG CTTCAAGTGTGTGGTGGAAGAGGTTTTTCCAAGGGCCAGCAGCAGGAAAGAATAATGGAGATGCATGGTAGTTTGAGAGCTTGCAGAGGAGCTGATGcaattgttttcaatttgtttgcTTGTGAAGGATGGTTCATTGCAAAGTACTTTGATGTACCATGTGTTGCTGCATCTCCATTTGCTGTTACAAG AACACCCCCTGTGACATTTGAGAGCAAATTTGTCGATGCTTATCCTGATTTGTACGAGAGACTACGCGAGTCACCCCGAg GTCGTGTGAGTTATGGCGACATTGACCATTGGATGTGGAGACTTTTCTTGGATGATTTTGGTGAGTTTTGTGACAGTATTGGTCTTCCAGTGTGTCCTTATGCTGAGTTGAGACCTGATGATCCTCTTCCTCCATCCACCACTTTGCTGTATGGGATCAGTCCTAAAGTGATTGAAAAACCTCAGTACTGGCCAAGCAG TGTTATTCTGTGCAGTTATTGGTTTCTGGATGAATCATCAGAGGTAATTGATGACATCAGTGTGTATCATCCCTCGTCAGGGTCCAGCGCTTTAGTAGACTTTCTGTCAGGGGTTGAAAAATATGATGACCGTCCAGTTTACATTGGCTTTGGTTCGATGGAAGAGCTGGGATTCTTTTCCAGCATTGACTGTGTTGAACTGCTTTGTATTCTAAATGAAG GTCTTGTTCAGTGTGGAAAGAAGGCACTTCTACAGCTCAACCCAAAGTCTAACCTTCTTAAGTCGTGGGAAATGTTATgcaaaaatttccaaaactgcAACATCCATTGCATCATGCAGTATGTGCCACATTCCCAGCTCTTTCCTCTGTGTCAAACTGTGGTCCATCATGGTGGTAGTGGAACTGTTGGCATGGCATTGAAGTGTGGCATTCCACAGGTTGTTTGTCCATTTATGTTTGATCAATCTTACTGGGGAGATAAAGTTTCTTGGATGGGTGTGGGTGAATCTGTTGGACACCCAAGGTCACTCAAACCAGAGTCATTTGCTTCGGCACTTGTCAATGTAGCATGTGATGACATTCGTACTATGGCTGCCTCATATGGAAAAATGTTGCAGAAAGAAAAAGGTGTGGAGTATGCAGTGCAGCAACTTGTTACAGAGTTTAGCACACTATGA